A single genomic interval of Thermoleophilia bacterium harbors:
- a CDS encoding C40 family peptidase translates to MNSPEAIPVKKAKIVNGHAVAPSSAPPRVKKVIAAANRIDDKPYIYGGGHGSFKDKGYDCSGSVSYALHGGNFVSSPMPSTGYMNWKKPGAGSWITVYSNPGHMYMVVAGLRFDTSMTDGDGPGWSSSMRSTSGSFKARHPKSY, encoded by the coding sequence ATGAACAGCCCGGAAGCCATTCCGGTCAAGAAGGCCAAGATCGTCAACGGTCACGCCGTGGCGCCGTCCAGCGCGCCCCCTCGCGTCAAGAAGGTCATCGCCGCCGCCAACCGGATCGACGACAAGCCCTACATCTACGGTGGCGGACACGGCAGCTTCAAGGACAAAGGCTACGACTGCTCGGGTTCCGTCAGTTACGCCCTCCACGGCGGCAACTTCGTATCCAGCCCGATGCCTTCGACCGGCTACATGAACTGGAAGAAGCCCGGCGCTGGTAGCTGGATCACCGTCTACTCCAACCCCGGCCACATGTACATGGTCGTCGCCGGGCTTCGTTTCGACACTTCGATGACCGACGGTGACGGACCCGGCTGGAGTTCCAGCATGCGTTCGACCTCAGGCTCATTCAAGGCGCGTCACCCCAAGAGTTACTAG
- a CDS encoding DNA alkylation repair protein: protein MTPKGDESESKDFKDRISPALVAGLGEDLKAAWPDFPEAGFVTRASDGLTGLEMKGRVVHVADALAAALPDDFGEAAKVIEKSLESPRMDGWVIYCVDDYVARYGIDDPEVALPLMARLTSRWSCEFAIRPFIEAHPGITFEYFDRWIESDDENLRRLVSEGSRPRLPWGGHLKGFINDPAPTIGLLDRLVDDPSLYVRKSVANHLNDIAKDHPELAVKTARRWLAGGGEAERRAWIVNHGMRSLIKKGDPAALALVGYDHEAEVTIARFRVSPGEIAIGDAVTIEFALAAPEPTPVMVDFAVHHAGSSGVRSAKVFKLKRLELEPGIETGFVREHRIREVSVRRIYPGPHLIEVQVNGRVLAAATVEVR from the coding sequence TTGACACCGAAGGGTGACGAATCTGAGTCGAAGGACTTCAAGGACCGGATCTCACCGGCCCTGGTCGCCGGGCTGGGTGAAGACCTGAAAGCGGCCTGGCCGGACTTCCCCGAAGCCGGTTTCGTTACCCGGGCCTCTGACGGTCTGACCGGTCTCGAGATGAAGGGGCGGGTCGTCCACGTGGCCGATGCCCTCGCCGCTGCGCTACCGGACGATTTTGGGGAGGCGGCGAAGGTCATCGAAAAGTCACTCGAATCCCCCCGCATGGACGGCTGGGTCATTTACTGCGTCGATGACTATGTCGCGCGGTACGGGATCGACGACCCCGAGGTCGCCCTCCCGCTGATGGCCCGGCTCACCTCCCGGTGGTCTTGCGAGTTCGCGATCCGGCCGTTTATCGAGGCTCATCCCGGGATCACCTTCGAGTACTTCGACCGGTGGATCGAGAGCGACGACGAAAACCTGCGGCGGCTGGTCTCCGAAGGATCGAGGCCACGGCTGCCCTGGGGTGGGCACCTCAAGGGCTTCATCAACGACCCGGCACCCACGATCGGCCTGCTCGACCGGCTGGTGGATGACCCCTCCCTCTACGTGCGCAAGTCGGTGGCCAACCACCTGAACGACATCGCCAAGGACCACCCCGAGCTCGCGGTAAAGACGGCCCGGCGCTGGCTGGCCGGGGGCGGCGAGGCCGAGCGCCGTGCCTGGATCGTCAACCACGGTATGCGCAGCCTGATCAAGAAGGGTGACCCCGCCGCGCTGGCCCTGGTCGGATACGACCACGAAGCCGAGGTCACGATCGCCCGTTTCCGGGTATCTCCAGGGGAGATCGCGATCGGGGACGCGGTGACGATCGAGTTCGCCCTCGCCGCACCGGAGCCGACGCCGGTGATGGTCGACTTCGCGGTCCACCACGCCGGTTCATCAGGCGTCCGCAGCGCCAAGGTCTTCAAGCTGAAACGGCTGGAGCTCGAACCGGGCATCGAGACGGGATTCGTCCGGGAGCACCGAATCCGCGAGGTTTCGGTCCGCCGGATCTACCCGGGACCGCACTTGATCGAAGTCCAGGTCAACGGCCGCGTACTGGCCGCCGCGACCGTCGAGGTCCGCTAG
- a CDS encoding aconitate hydratase has translation MSSDSFGARDTLDVGGKSYEIHRLDALQAKFDVARLPYSMKVLLENVLRLEDGVSVRSGDIEALASWDAAAEPSIEIPFQPARVLMQDFTGVPAVVDLAAMRDAMDDIGGDSTAINPLVDVDLVIDHSVQVDAFGNGMAFRTNAEREFERNLERYEFLKWGQKSFNNFSVVPPATGICHQVNLEYLAKVVYSREQDGVFSAFPDTLVGTDSHTTMVNGLGVLGWGVGGIEAEAAMLGQPISMLLPQVVGFKLNGKLPDGATATDLVLTVTEMLRERGVVSKFVEFYGPGLAKLPLVDRATLGNMSPEFGSTCAIFPPDAETLRYLELTGRSTETIELVDAYAREQGMFHTEDSSDPTFSDTLELELDSVVPSIAGPKRPQDRVSLTDAKPAFLEALEEFDTEAAQELSPYDEALQESFPASDPPAEGQTNDVGKPRGAPSGEPVTAIADRTSSDSVPVTLEDGTSFDLDHGRVVIAAITSCTNTSNPYVMVSAGLLARNALAKGLSRKPWVKTSLAPGSTVVTDYLDNAGLTQYLDGLQFNLVGYGCTTCIGNSGPLDPAISAAVEEKDLVVCSVLSGNRNFEGRISQDVKANYLASPPLVVAYALAGRMDIDITVDPLGEDGDGNPVYLSDIWPGTEEIAEVVGKSIRREMFTKNYGEVFKGDKNWQDVSVPEGDRYTWPDSTYVRRPAFFEGMPANPPGIAPITSARVLAVLGDSITTDHISPAGAIKKSSPAGEWLIEQGVGPGDFNSYGSRRGNDEVMVRGTFANIRLRNLLVEKSGGFTKHFPDGEETSIYEAAMTYSGDGIPLVVLAGKEYGSGSSRDWAAKGTMLLGVRAVVAESYERIHRSNLIGMGVVPLQFPDGENVESLGLTGEETITVGDLRNGDAKTVTVTAEREGADTVTFEAIVRLDTPNEIRYIQNGGILQTVLRDLNAK, from the coding sequence ATGAGCAGCGATTCATTCGGAGCCCGCGACACCCTCGACGTAGGCGGCAAGAGCTACGAGATCCATCGGCTCGACGCCCTGCAGGCGAAGTTCGACGTCGCCCGGCTCCCGTATTCGATGAAAGTCCTGCTCGAGAACGTGCTGCGCCTCGAGGACGGCGTCTCGGTGCGGTCTGGCGACATCGAGGCGCTCGCGTCGTGGGACGCCGCCGCCGAACCTTCGATCGAGATCCCCTTTCAGCCGGCTCGAGTTCTGATGCAGGACTTCACCGGCGTGCCGGCGGTGGTCGACCTCGCCGCGATGCGGGACGCGATGGATGACATCGGCGGCGATTCGACGGCGATCAACCCGCTGGTCGATGTCGACCTGGTGATCGACCACTCGGTCCAGGTGGACGCCTTCGGCAACGGCATGGCCTTCCGGACCAACGCCGAGCGTGAGTTCGAGCGTAACCTCGAGCGCTACGAGTTCCTCAAGTGGGGCCAGAAGTCGTTCAACAACTTCAGCGTGGTCCCACCCGCCACCGGCATCTGTCACCAGGTCAACCTCGAGTATCTGGCCAAGGTCGTCTACAGCCGCGAACAAGACGGTGTGTTCTCGGCCTTCCCCGACACGCTGGTCGGAACCGACTCGCACACGACGATGGTCAACGGCCTCGGTGTGCTCGGCTGGGGCGTCGGCGGAATCGAAGCCGAGGCCGCGATGCTCGGCCAGCCGATCTCGATGCTGCTGCCCCAGGTGGTCGGCTTCAAGCTGAACGGCAAACTGCCCGATGGCGCCACCGCGACCGACCTGGTGCTGACCGTCACCGAGATGCTGCGTGAGCGTGGCGTCGTCTCGAAGTTCGTCGAGTTCTACGGTCCGGGCCTGGCCAAGCTGCCGCTGGTCGACCGCGCGACCCTGGGCAACATGTCGCCCGAGTTCGGCTCGACCTGCGCGATCTTCCCGCCCGACGCCGAGACGTTGCGTTACCTCGAGCTGACCGGCCGCTCGACCGAGACGATCGAACTGGTCGACGCCTACGCGCGTGAGCAGGGCATGTTCCACACCGAGGATTCTTCAGACCCGACATTCAGCGACACGCTCGAGCTCGAGCTCGATTCGGTGGTACCTTCGATCGCCGGCCCGAAACGGCCCCAGGACCGGGTTTCGCTGACCGACGCCAAGCCGGCCTTTCTCGAAGCGCTCGAGGAGTTCGACACCGAAGCGGCGCAGGAGCTGAGTCCCTACGACGAGGCGCTCCAGGAATCTTTCCCCGCCTCCGACCCGCCGGCCGAAGGGCAGACCAACGACGTGGGCAAGCCTCGCGGAGCACCGTCAGGCGAGCCGGTAACAGCCATCGCCGATCGCACCTCGAGCGACTCGGTGCCGGTGACCCTGGAAGACGGCACCTCCTTCGACCTCGACCACGGCCGGGTCGTGATCGCCGCGATTACCTCATGCACCAACACCTCGAACCCGTACGTGATGGTCTCGGCCGGCCTGTTGGCCCGCAACGCTCTGGCCAAGGGCCTCTCGCGCAAGCCCTGGGTGAAGACCTCTCTGGCGCCGGGTTCCACGGTGGTCACCGACTACCTCGACAACGCCGGCCTCACCCAGTACCTGGACGGGCTGCAGTTCAATCTGGTCGGCTACGGCTGCACCACCTGCATCGGCAACTCCGGTCCGCTCGACCCGGCAATCTCGGCCGCGGTAGAAGAAAAGGACCTGGTCGTCTGCTCGGTGCTTTCCGGCAACCGGAACTTCGAGGGCCGCATCAGCCAGGACGTCAAGGCGAACTACCTCGCTTCGCCGCCGCTGGTCGTCGCTTATGCCCTGGCCGGCCGCATGGACATCGACATCACGGTCGACCCGCTCGGCGAGGACGGCGACGGCAACCCGGTCTACCTGAGCGATATCTGGCCCGGCACCGAGGAGATCGCCGAGGTCGTCGGCAAGTCGATCCGCCGCGAAATGTTCACCAAGAACTACGGCGAGGTCTTCAAAGGCGACAAGAACTGGCAGGACGTGTCGGTACCCGAGGGCGACCGTTACACCTGGCCCGATTCGACCTACGTGCGCCGGCCCGCCTTCTTCGAAGGGATGCCGGCCAATCCGCCCGGCATCGCGCCGATCACTTCGGCCCGCGTTCTGGCCGTACTCGGCGATTCGATCACGACCGACCACATTTCACCCGCGGGCGCGATCAAGAAGTCGAGCCCGGCCGGGGAATGGCTGATCGAACAGGGCGTCGGGCCCGGCGACTTCAACTCGTACGGCTCCCGCCGCGGCAACGACGAAGTGATGGTCCGCGGCACTTTCGCCAACATCCGGCTGCGCAACCTCCTGGTCGAGAAGTCCGGTGGCTTCACGAAGCACTTCCCCGACGGCGAAGAGACGAGCATCTACGAAGCCGCGATGACTTATTCCGGCGACGGCATTCCGCTGGTCGTTTTGGCCGGCAAGGAATACGGGTCGGGGTCCTCGCGCGACTGGGCCGCCAAGGGCACCATGCTGCTCGGCGTACGTGCCGTCGTCGCCGAGAGTTACGAACGGATCCACCGCTCGAACCTGATCGGCATGGGCGTGGTGCCACTCCAGTTCCCGGACGGCGAGAACGTCGAGTCGCTCGGCCTGACCGGCGAAGAGACGATCACGGTCGGCGATCTGCGAAACGGCGACGCAAAGACGGTCACGGTGACCGCCGAGCGTGAGGGTGCCGACACGGTCACCTTCGAGGCCATCGTCCGCCTCGACACCCCGAATGAGATCCGCTACATCCAGAACGGCGGCATCCTGCAGACCGTCCTGCGGGACCTGAACGCGAAGTAG
- a CDS encoding serine protease: MNRITPRNVKMACALVFSLLGLTLFAAVPAQASPIPGVRHFDNPDTASVPARQIRAELRDPARIPQIVGGNNTTAEKYPWQVLITGNGSASCGGSLIHPLVILTAAHCIVDEQGDFYSDPNFYTVTFTAYTGRTLTYAGGTELSISDFWVTNDYNLSTQENDYGFITLSSPAPGARILLAGADEAGTWAAGNKGVVTGYGDTFEAPAGTPGPGSPFLKELTVPILKDSTCGAGNVYGNAFHAASMLCAGYLAGGQDSCQGDSGGPLQVPLETGGYRLAGVVSFGTGCARVNRPGIYTRVGEPAISSRIANFANEYENSLGLPANLKFKVVGSGAKAQGCAAATADASKKIDKALKAQKQLKRANKAVKRARHRSASKLRAAKKRQRKAKRKFNYLRDRANASYDHYASLCGVS; encoded by the coding sequence ATGAACCGCATCACGCCGCGCAACGTCAAGATGGCCTGCGCACTCGTATTTTCGCTGCTGGGCCTGACCCTGTTCGCAGCGGTTCCGGCCCAGGCCTCGCCGATCCCCGGAGTCCGCCACTTCGACAACCCGGACACCGCTTCCGTTCCGGCCAGACAGATACGAGCGGAGTTGCGCGATCCTGCCCGGATCCCGCAGATCGTCGGCGGCAACAACACGACCGCCGAGAAGTACCCGTGGCAGGTCCTGATCACGGGCAACGGTTCCGCGTCCTGCGGCGGATCGCTGATCCACCCGCTGGTCATCCTCACCGCCGCCCACTGCATCGTCGACGAGCAGGGTGATTTCTATTCGGACCCCAACTTCTACACCGTCACTTTCACGGCCTACACCGGCCGCACCCTGACCTACGCCGGCGGCACCGAGCTGAGCATCAGTGACTTCTGGGTGACCAATGACTACAACCTTTCCACGCAGGAAAACGACTACGGGTTCATCACCCTGTCCTCCCCGGCGCCCGGCGCCCGGATCCTCCTGGCCGGCGCTGACGAGGCCGGCACTTGGGCAGCCGGGAACAAAGGCGTGGTGACCGGATACGGAGACACGTTCGAGGCCCCGGCAGGTACGCCTGGTCCCGGCAGTCCCTTCCTGAAGGAACTCACGGTTCCCATCCTCAAGGATTCGACCTGCGGAGCCGGCAACGTCTATGGCAATGCGTTCCATGCGGCTTCAATGCTCTGCGCCGGTTACCTGGCTGGGGGCCAGGACTCCTGCCAGGGCGACAGCGGCGGGCCGCTTCAGGTGCCGCTCGAAACCGGCGGTTACCGGCTCGCCGGAGTCGTCAGCTTCGGTACCGGCTGTGCCCGGGTCAACCGTCCCGGGATCTACACCCGGGTCGGCGAACCCGCGATCAGCAGCAGAATCGCCAATTTCGCCAATGAATACGAGAATTCGCTGGGCCTTCCGGCCAACCTCAAGTTCAAGGTGGTCGGCTCCGGTGCCAAGGCTCAGGGCTGCGCCGCCGCCACCGCCGACGCTTCGAAGAAAATCGACAAGGCCCTCAAGGCACAGAAGCAGCTGAAGCGTGCGAACAAGGCCGTCAAGCGGGCAAGGCACCGCTCGGCGTCGAAGCTGAGGGCCGCGAAGAAAAGGCAGCGGAAGGCGAAGCGAAAGTTCAACTACCTGCGAGACCGGGCG
- a CDS encoding restriction endonuclease — translation MGKLLQQLLSRSVWESGQQGRCLNEERRGMPVPTHYEMMKPILEVLDSQGSTSRKELMRVVCDHFSITEGEQAELLPSGQTTKLSSRVGWATTYMAKSGLIDRPKQGIYVITDRGKAILADVSGDLSAPVLKQFPEFVEFMSKPANPSSSSPSTQAPSESNEDTATPEERISTAESELREALKDELLQRVMEAKWFFFETLVLRLLKSMGYGQLSGHTEHVGGSGDDGIDGIVHEDALGLEKIYVQAKLWTNPVGSVDMQKFVGTLTKYGATKGVFIASSTFTKGAREFSSYGGTEIALIDGQKLTELMIDYGVGVSVASTLEIKKVDLDFFEIQNS, via the coding sequence GTGGGTAAGCTCCTGCAACAGTTGCTCAGCCGGTCAGTATGGGAATCCGGCCAGCAAGGTCGATGTCTGAATGAGGAACGGAGAGGGATGCCGGTACCGACTCACTACGAGATGATGAAACCTATCCTCGAGGTGCTCGACTCGCAGGGTTCAACATCTCGCAAGGAACTCATGCGTGTGGTGTGTGATCATTTTTCGATCACCGAAGGTGAACAGGCGGAACTGCTCCCCTCAGGCCAAACAACGAAACTCTCGAGCCGAGTTGGTTGGGCCACGACCTATATGGCCAAGTCGGGGTTGATCGACAGGCCCAAGCAGGGGATCTACGTCATCACCGATCGAGGTAAGGCCATCCTGGCCGATGTTTCCGGTGACCTATCGGCTCCGGTTCTGAAGCAATTTCCCGAATTCGTCGAATTTATGTCGAAGCCGGCCAATCCGTCCAGCTCCAGTCCGTCAACCCAAGCTCCCTCAGAATCGAATGAGGACACTGCGACTCCCGAGGAACGCATCTCAACAGCAGAGTCCGAACTCCGCGAGGCTCTGAAGGACGAATTGCTCCAACGCGTGATGGAAGCAAAGTGGTTCTTCTTCGAAACTTTGGTCCTAAGACTCCTGAAGTCAATGGGTTACGGGCAGCTTTCGGGCCACACCGAACATGTCGGCGGCAGCGGCGACGATGGTATCGATGGCATCGTTCACGAAGATGCGCTGGGTCTCGAAAAGATCTATGTCCAGGCCAAGCTCTGGACCAACCCAGTTGGAAGCGTGGATATGCAGAAGTTCGTGGGTACGCTGACCAAGTACGGAGCCACAAAAGGGGTATTCATTGCAAGCTCAACCTTCACCAAGGGGGCCCGAGAGTTCTCAAGCTACGGTGGAACCGAAATTGCGCTCATTGACGGGCAAAAGCTCACTGAACTGATGATCGACTACGGCGTCGGAGTCTCAGTGGCTTCCACCTTGGAGATTAAGAAGGTTGATCTTGACTTCTTTGAGATACAGAACTCTTAG
- a CDS encoding SDR family NAD(P)-dependent oxidoreductase: MDITGKKILLTGATGGLGRAMASTLAGAGAGMILSGRNEEALQALAAELPGSGHSVLAADLARPGAAKELAGRAGAVDGLVANAALPSTGRLTELTDEQVSRMLRINLESPILLSQALLPMMLERGSGKLVLIGSLAGKAASPRSSIYNATKFGVRGFAFALKSDLIGTGVGITLVAPGFVRDAGMFADAGREAPAGMGTTTPGDVADAVAKAIREDKLEITVAPRFQKTMAHLGLAIPTFSHRVQSGKSGQTAAEDLAKHQADKR, from the coding sequence ATGGACATCACCGGCAAGAAGATTCTGCTGACGGGTGCAACCGGTGGTCTCGGTCGCGCAATGGCGTCGACCCTGGCCGGCGCGGGCGCCGGGATGATTCTCTCGGGCAGGAACGAGGAGGCGCTTCAAGCCCTGGCCGCCGAGCTGCCCGGTTCCGGGCACTCGGTGCTGGCGGCCGACCTCGCCCGGCCGGGGGCTGCCAAAGAGCTCGCCGGGCGGGCCGGGGCGGTCGACGGCCTGGTCGCCAACGCGGCCCTGCCCAGCACCGGTCGCCTGACCGAGCTGACCGACGAGCAGGTGAGCCGCATGCTGCGCATCAACCTCGAATCACCGATCCTGCTGAGCCAGGCCCTGCTGCCGATGATGCTCGAGCGCGGCAGCGGCAAGCTGGTCCTGATCGGATCGCTCGCCGGCAAGGCGGCCAGCCCCCGCTCGTCGATCTACAACGCGACCAAGTTCGGCGTCCGCGGCTTCGCTTTCGCCCTCAAGTCGGACCTGATCGGGACCGGGGTCGGGATCACCCTGGTCGCCCCGGGATTCGTCCGCGACGCCGGCATGTTCGCCGACGCGGGCCGGGAGGCGCCCGCGGGAATGGGCACGACCACCCCCGGTGACGTCGCCGACGCCGTGGCCAAAGCGATTCGCGAAGACAAGCTCGAGATCACCGTCGCCCCCAGGTTCCAGAAGACCATGGCCCACCTGGGTCTGGCCATCCCGACCTTCTCCCACCGGGTCCAGTCGGGCAAGTCCGGCCAGACCGCAGCCGAAGACCTGGCAAAGCACCAGGCCGACAAGCGATAA
- a CDS encoding acyl-CoA dehydrogenase family protein produces the protein MERSNGGSKPPPPPFTAEHEELRETVRRFVVKEIAPNVAEWEEQREFPRELYQRCGELGLLGLKFPEEYGGQGGTHLHDAIWVEELSRRGASGGVAAGLNAHSSIAMPPIFQFGDEWQRQRWVVPGIKGEKIGALGITEPGAGSDVASIRTTAKKTEGGWVVNGSKTFITNGVRADFLVCACRTTEEGGHGGISFLVLESAMPGYEVTAKLEKLGWHASDTGELAFTDVEVPDSHLLGLRDRGFQLIMANFAWERLLMAIGAVGGMDRLIEVAIAYAKEREAFGRPIGNFQAIRHKIADMATKAAASRTLTYDTLRRFHEGEVVINEVSMTKLLTQRSLVEVADDTVQIFGGYGYMREYEVERALRDARLGPIGGGTDEIMREIIGKNLGL, from the coding sequence ATGGAGAGAAGTAACGGCGGGTCCAAGCCCCCACCACCGCCGTTCACGGCCGAGCACGAAGAGCTGCGCGAGACGGTCCGCCGCTTCGTCGTCAAAGAGATCGCGCCCAACGTCGCGGAATGGGAAGAGCAGCGCGAGTTCCCGCGGGAGCTCTACCAGCGCTGCGGTGAGCTCGGCCTGCTCGGCCTGAAGTTTCCGGAGGAATACGGCGGCCAGGGTGGCACCCACCTGCACGACGCGATCTGGGTCGAAGAACTCTCCCGCCGCGGCGCCTCCGGCGGCGTCGCCGCCGGCCTGAACGCGCACAGTTCGATCGCCATGCCGCCAATCTTCCAGTTCGGCGACGAGTGGCAGCGGCAGCGCTGGGTCGTGCCCGGGATCAAGGGCGAGAAGATCGGTGCGCTGGGCATCACCGAGCCCGGCGCCGGGTCCGACGTCGCCTCGATCCGGACCACCGCCAAAAAGACGGAAGGCGGCTGGGTGGTCAACGGCAGCAAGACCTTCATCACCAACGGGGTGCGAGCCGATTTCCTGGTCTGCGCCTGCCGCACGACCGAAGAGGGCGGGCACGGTGGCATCTCGTTCCTCGTGCTCGAGAGCGCCATGCCCGGCTACGAGGTCACGGCCAAGCTGGAAAAACTGGGCTGGCACGCGTCCGATACCGGTGAGCTGGCCTTCACCGACGTCGAAGTCCCAGACAGCCACCTGCTCGGCCTTAGAGATCGCGGCTTCCAGCTGATCATGGCCAACTTCGCCTGGGAACGGTTACTGATGGCGATCGGCGCGGTCGGAGGAATGGACCGCCTGATCGAAGTCGCGATCGCCTACGCCAAGGAGCGCGAGGCCTTCGGCCGACCGATCGGCAACTTCCAGGCAATCCGCCACAAGATCGCCGACATGGCGACCAAAGCGGCAGCCTCCCGCACGCTGACCTACGACACCCTGCGCCGCTTCCATGAAGGCGAGGTCGTGATCAACGAGGTCTCGATGACCAAGCTGCTGACGCAGCGGTCACTGGTCGAAGTCGCCGACGACACCGTCCAGATCTTCGGTGGATACGGATACATGCGCGAGTACGAAGTCGAGCGTGCCCTGCGGGACGCGCGCCTCGGGCCGATCGGCGGCGGGACCGACGAGATCATGCGGGAGATCATCGGCAAGAACCTCGGACTCTGA